A genomic region of Microbacterium schleiferi contains the following coding sequences:
- a CDS encoding response regulator transcription factor encodes MSARILVVDDDDEIRAMLDSTLRFSGFEVTQASTGADAIAALAAAPPDVVVLDVMMPGVDGFEVVQLIRRRDATLPVLFLSARDAVEDRVRGLRLGGDDYVTKPFSAVEVVARIETLLRRAAPTEAPSDDAAIRVADVVLDEQRHLVERGGTRIDLSPTEFRLLRMLMDNADHVLSKSQILREVWLYDFGGEANVVERFISSLRRKLDAHGDPLIETVRGFGYVLRTDAGR; translated from the coding sequence ATGAGCGCCCGCATCCTCGTGGTCGATGACGACGACGAGATCCGTGCGATGTTGGACTCGACGCTGCGATTCAGCGGCTTCGAGGTCACCCAGGCCTCCACCGGGGCCGACGCGATCGCCGCCCTCGCCGCCGCGCCTCCCGACGTCGTGGTGCTCGATGTCATGATGCCGGGCGTCGACGGGTTCGAGGTCGTGCAGCTGATCCGCCGACGAGACGCGACCCTTCCCGTCCTGTTTCTCTCGGCCCGTGATGCTGTGGAAGACCGCGTGCGAGGGTTGCGGCTGGGTGGTGACGACTACGTCACCAAACCCTTCAGCGCCGTCGAGGTCGTGGCACGCATCGAGACGCTCCTACGCCGCGCTGCGCCGACCGAAGCACCGAGCGACGACGCCGCCATCCGGGTCGCCGATGTCGTGCTCGATGAACAGCGCCATCTGGTCGAGCGCGGTGGAACGCGCATCGACCTCTCGCCGACGGAATTCCGGTTGCTCCGGATGCTGATGGACAACGCCGACCACGTCCTGTCCAAGAGCCAGATCCTGCGGGAAGTGTGGCTCTACGACTTCGGCGGTGAAGCGAACGTCGTCGAGCGGTTCATCTCGAGCCTGCGGCGCAAGCTCGATGCCCACGGCGATCCGCTGATCGAGACGGTGCGCGGCTTCGGCTACGTCCTGCGCACGGATGCCGGTCGCTGA
- a CDS encoding MMPL family transporter — translation MAHLSEVIGIAVALLVLFVTFGSFLAAGMPILAAIAGVGATISVLGLASHVADISTATPSFSTMLGLAVAIDYSLFILSRHRQELAAGLEPREAMSRALGTAGGAVVFAGLTVIISLLGLSVVGIPVLTVMAFGGSLAVTTAVLVALTLLPAIALLAGTRLTPRPRRARRRAASPAPDSRNSLSSRWLRLVTRVPALTVVIVVLGVGALAIPAAQMTLALPDASTKPVGTNSRDHFDAVAETFGPGWNAPLLVTVDILESANPVETMDDLSAAVAEIPGVAAVPLASPNEGADTGLLRVIPEGGQNDPATTELVHELRERAPDLEEQYGVSDIRVTGTTAINIDTSERLAAALLPFALTVAGLSIVLLMIVFRSIWVPIKATAGFLLSVGAAFGAIVAVFQWGWFPAVLGDALPGPLVSFLPILVMGVLFGLAMDYEMFLVSRMREDFSQGHDARGAVMSGFRHSAPVVTAAALIMIAVFVAFIPAGSATIKPIAFGLAVGVFVDAFLVRMTLVPAVMTLLGDRAWWIPAWLERILPAVDIEGDALGRQVALDESGRSTLAISAHDLVVEPGAAPLSLAIGTAEVVSVPVPGGIDEMTLAHVLAGRTRPVSGTLAVNGQVLPERAEAVRRVTAIVTADDVSPSDGAVADYLAATLETVGGRRQDRAARLARAVSLAPAADAPIARLDLAARRQLAAAVALACGAQIVFLPGCDDRGLAETLRSAGATVVMFTVAPAALTASAPLASIGAPA, via the coding sequence ATGGCGCACCTGTCCGAGGTCATCGGCATCGCGGTCGCGCTTCTGGTTCTGTTCGTGACGTTCGGATCGTTCCTGGCTGCCGGGATGCCGATCCTCGCCGCCATCGCAGGGGTGGGGGCGACGATCAGCGTCCTGGGCCTGGCGTCCCACGTCGCTGACATATCGACGGCGACCCCGTCCTTTTCGACGATGCTGGGTCTTGCCGTCGCGATCGACTACTCCCTGTTCATCCTGTCGCGACATCGGCAGGAACTGGCAGCCGGCCTGGAGCCGCGCGAGGCGATGTCCCGCGCGCTGGGAACGGCGGGCGGCGCCGTCGTGTTCGCAGGGCTGACGGTGATCATCTCGCTCCTCGGGCTCTCGGTGGTCGGAATTCCCGTTCTCACCGTCATGGCCTTCGGCGGGTCGCTCGCGGTGACCACAGCTGTGCTCGTCGCCCTGACGCTGCTGCCGGCAATCGCCTTGCTCGCCGGCACGCGACTGACACCCCGCCCTCGCCGTGCTCGGCGACGTGCCGCGTCCCCGGCGCCCGACAGCCGAAACTCCCTCTCGAGCCGGTGGTTGCGGCTGGTCACACGTGTGCCCGCGTTGACGGTCGTGATCGTGGTTCTCGGTGTCGGCGCGCTCGCGATCCCCGCCGCCCAGATGACGCTCGCCCTGCCGGATGCCAGCACCAAGCCGGTCGGCACCAACAGCCGTGACCACTTCGATGCTGTTGCTGAAACGTTCGGCCCCGGCTGGAACGCCCCGCTGCTGGTGACCGTCGACATCCTGGAGTCCGCCAATCCCGTCGAGACGATGGACGACCTGTCAGCAGCGGTCGCGGAGATCCCGGGTGTTGCGGCGGTACCGCTCGCATCGCCCAACGAGGGAGCCGACACGGGCCTGCTGCGCGTCATTCCCGAGGGAGGGCAGAACGATCCGGCTACGACGGAGCTCGTCCATGAGTTGCGCGAGCGCGCTCCCGACCTGGAGGAGCAGTACGGGGTCAGCGACATCCGGGTGACCGGAACCACGGCCATCAACATCGACACCTCGGAGCGCCTGGCAGCCGCCCTGCTGCCGTTCGCCCTCACCGTCGCGGGGCTGTCGATCGTGCTGCTGATGATCGTCTTCCGCTCGATCTGGGTGCCGATCAAGGCCACGGCCGGCTTCCTCCTGTCGGTCGGAGCCGCGTTCGGAGCAATCGTGGCGGTCTTCCAGTGGGGGTGGTTTCCCGCCGTGCTCGGCGATGCCCTCCCGGGGCCGTTGGTGAGCTTCCTGCCGATCCTGGTGATGGGCGTCTTGTTCGGCCTGGCGATGGACTACGAGATGTTCCTGGTGAGCCGGATGCGGGAGGACTTCAGCCAGGGCCATGATGCCCGTGGCGCCGTCATGAGCGGGTTCCGGCACTCCGCCCCCGTGGTGACGGCGGCGGCGCTGATCATGATCGCGGTGTTCGTCGCGTTCATCCCCGCCGGCAGCGCGACGATCAAACCGATCGCCTTCGGCCTGGCCGTCGGTGTGTTCGTCGACGCGTTCCTCGTCCGGATGACGCTGGTGCCCGCCGTCATGACGTTGCTCGGCGACCGCGCCTGGTGGATCCCCGCCTGGCTGGAGCGGATACTGCCAGCCGTCGACATCGAGGGTGACGCTCTCGGACGTCAGGTTGCGCTAGACGAGAGCGGGCGCAGCACCCTTGCCATCAGCGCGCATGATCTCGTTGTCGAACCCGGAGCGGCTCCTCTCAGCCTCGCGATCGGCACCGCCGAGGTGGTGAGCGTCCCCGTTCCCGGCGGTATCGACGAGATGACGCTCGCGCATGTTCTCGCCGGCAGAACCCGTCCGGTCTCGGGAACACTCGCCGTGAACGGTCAGGTGCTGCCTGAGCGCGCCGAGGCCGTTCGTCGCGTGACGGCGATCGTCACGGCCGACGACGTGAGCCCCAGCGATGGGGCGGTAGCCGACTACCTCGCCGCGACGCTCGAGACGGTCGGAGGACGACGACAAGATCGCGCTGCGCGCCTGGCTCGCGCCGTGAGCCTTGCGCCCGCAGCCGACGCGCCGATCGCGCGCCTCGATCTGGCCGCTCGGCGACAGCTCGCGGCCGCCGTCGCCCTAGCCTGCGGCGCACAGATCGTCTTCCTTCCCGGGTGCGATGACCGAGGTCTCGCCGAGACCCTCCGCAGCGCGGGCGCCACGGTCGTCATGTTCACCGTCGCGCCCGCAGCCCTGACAGCATCCGCCCCCCTCGCCTCGATCGGAGCCCCCGCATGA
- a CDS encoding YhgE/Pip family protein translates to MFLIAALVIPLGAAALLSWSVTDRADRVGEVPVAIVNDDEIVTGDTPMAAGRALSSALVHPEDDTFGLGWTLTSAEDAADGLAAGEYYAVLTIPEDFSQSVLSVGTDAPTSAEVTLETNPAASAVGALAAEAVTLAATQTLGEQVTDAFVTQTIAGMNSISQSLTDAADGAEQLASGAGQLADGTATLADSSAQLASGLSQAATGTQSLATGTQQTASASSTLASSAGQLAGGASQLASGSSSVSAAASGVAGGSQQLSSSLASLAATCPAVSSSPQFCASLSASAQAAATLASSATQTAGGAATAASAAASLASGASQLAAGTAQLAGGAAQVADGAAQAAAGVSSAASGASQLAGGADTLAGAATELAGGTESLADGLAEGAAQVPVTSDEDAETLASVVTTPVTVATDATSSADGWLAATIAALVLWLGSLATLVAGRRVYSRASLDSPASTGRLSWLLLRPRLAIAGIQALVTVGVIGMFGLPLTAAVGFTGVALLAAGCFTLLASALDGAWGRWGLVGFGILTAAQAASSAVLPLQTAPPVFGTLNQLLPGTAFTSLAASLAGDPDGSSALGAITVLLVWSVLGAVGVRWGIRRRRALTGSRRSAITVAGGAVAAQPVAG, encoded by the coding sequence CTGTTTCTCATCGCCGCTCTGGTCATTCCGTTGGGAGCTGCCGCGCTCCTGAGCTGGAGTGTCACCGACCGCGCGGATCGCGTGGGAGAGGTTCCGGTGGCGATCGTCAACGACGACGAGATCGTCACCGGCGACACCCCTATGGCCGCGGGGCGGGCACTCTCGAGCGCACTCGTGCATCCGGAGGATGACACGTTCGGACTCGGCTGGACGCTCACGAGCGCCGAGGATGCCGCGGACGGCCTCGCCGCGGGCGAGTACTACGCGGTCCTGACCATCCCCGAGGACTTCTCGCAGTCCGTACTCTCGGTGGGCACCGACGCGCCGACCAGCGCCGAGGTCACCCTCGAGACCAACCCGGCGGCATCGGCGGTGGGGGCGCTGGCGGCAGAGGCTGTCACGCTGGCGGCGACCCAGACGCTGGGAGAACAGGTCACTGACGCCTTCGTCACCCAAACGATCGCGGGTATGAACAGCATTTCTCAGTCGCTGACCGACGCCGCCGACGGCGCCGAACAGCTCGCCTCCGGGGCGGGGCAGCTTGCCGACGGTACGGCAACGCTCGCCGACTCCAGCGCGCAACTGGCGAGCGGTCTGTCGCAGGCGGCCACCGGTACTCAGAGCCTTGCGACAGGAACACAACAGACGGCGTCGGCATCGTCGACTCTCGCATCCTCCGCAGGACAGCTAGCAGGCGGAGCCTCCCAGCTGGCCTCCGGCTCGAGCAGCGTCAGCGCGGCGGCATCGGGAGTGGCCGGGGGCAGTCAGCAGCTCTCGTCGAGTCTCGCCAGTCTTGCCGCGACCTGCCCAGCCGTGTCGAGTTCCCCCCAGTTCTGCGCCTCGCTGTCGGCGAGCGCGCAGGCAGCGGCGACCCTTGCGAGCTCTGCCACGCAGACCGCGGGCGGCGCCGCGACCGCCGCGAGCGCTGCTGCATCCCTCGCGTCGGGAGCCTCGCAGCTTGCCGCGGGGACGGCCCAGCTCGCCGGTGGCGCAGCCCAGGTCGCAGACGGGGCAGCGCAAGCCGCAGCTGGTGTCTCATCGGCAGCGTCCGGAGCCTCTCAGCTGGCCGGCGGGGCCGACACTCTCGCGGGGGCGGCGACAGAACTGGCCGGTGGAACCGAGAGCCTGGCCGACGGTCTCGCCGAGGGCGCAGCCCAGGTGCCGGTGACCTCCGACGAGGATGCCGAGACTCTGGCCTCGGTCGTGACCACCCCCGTCACTGTCGCCACAGACGCGACGAGTTCGGCAGACGGATGGCTCGCCGCGACCATCGCCGCGCTCGTCCTGTGGCTCGGGTCGCTTGCCACCCTCGTTGCCGGCCGACGCGTGTACTCGCGCGCATCCCTGGATTCCCCGGCCTCCACCGGCAGGCTGTCTTGGCTGCTCCTTCGTCCCCGGCTGGCGATCGCGGGCATCCAAGCTCTCGTAACAGTGGGCGTGATCGGGATGTTCGGGCTCCCGCTCACTGCCGCGGTCGGCTTCACGGGCGTGGCACTTCTGGCCGCCGGATGCTTCACCCTGCTGGCCTCCGCACTCGACGGAGCCTGGGGACGGTGGGGACTCGTCGGATTCGGCATCCTCACGGCCGCTCAAGCTGCCAGCTCCGCGGTGCTCCCGCTGCAGACCGCTCCGCCGGTCTTCGGGACACTGAACCAGCTGCTTCCCGGCACCGCGTTCACGTCGCTCGCGGCAAGCCTCGCTGGCGACCCCGACGGGTCTTCGGCACTCGGCGCCATCACGGTGCTGCTGGTGTGGAGCGTCCTGGGCGCCGTGGGCGTGAGGTGGGGCATCCGTCGCCGGCGTGCCCTCACCGGGAGCCGCCGGAGTGCCATCACGGTGGCCGGTGGGGCTGTTGCCGCGCAGCCCGTGGCAGGATGA
- the gnd gene encoding phosphogluconate dehydrogenase (NAD(+)-dependent, decarboxylating), which yields MQLGMVGLGRMGANIVRRLMNDGHECVVYDVNPDAVTALAGEGATGASSFADMASKLEAPRAIWLMIPAGLTGQVVDQVAEVLEPGDIIIDGGNSNYRDDVRRAAKLKPKGIHYVDAGTSGGVFGLERGYCLMVGGPNEAFDRIEPILKTIAPGKGDIERTPGRTGDFAPEELGYLHCGPSGAGHFVKMVHNGIEYGIMAALAEGMNILKNADAGVREAEHSAEIAPLEEPEFYQFTIDTPKVAELWRRGSVISSWLLDLTAAALEENPTLDGLAGRVSDSGEGRWTVKAAVDTGVPAPVLAAALFERFASRDEDHYANQLLSAMRLQFGGHHELPTGDVLEAGARKSDQAG from the coding sequence ATGCAGCTCGGAATGGTCGGACTTGGACGAATGGGCGCGAACATCGTGCGCCGCCTGATGAATGACGGACATGAGTGCGTCGTCTACGACGTGAACCCGGATGCCGTCACCGCCCTCGCCGGCGAAGGCGCCACCGGCGCCTCGTCTTTCGCCGACATGGCCAGCAAGCTGGAGGCGCCGCGCGCGATCTGGCTCATGATCCCCGCAGGTCTGACCGGCCAGGTCGTCGACCAGGTCGCCGAGGTGCTCGAGCCCGGCGACATCATCATCGATGGTGGCAACTCCAACTACCGCGACGACGTGCGTCGTGCGGCGAAGCTCAAGCCGAAGGGCATCCATTACGTGGATGCCGGGACCAGCGGCGGTGTCTTCGGTCTCGAGCGCGGCTACTGCCTCATGGTCGGTGGTCCGAACGAGGCGTTCGACCGCATCGAGCCGATCCTCAAGACCATCGCGCCGGGCAAGGGCGACATCGAGCGCACGCCGGGACGCACCGGCGACTTCGCCCCCGAGGAGCTCGGATACCTGCACTGCGGTCCGTCGGGTGCCGGCCACTTCGTCAAGATGGTGCACAACGGCATTGAGTACGGAATCATGGCCGCGCTCGCGGAAGGCATGAACATTCTCAAGAACGCCGACGCGGGCGTGCGCGAAGCCGAGCACTCCGCTGAGATCGCACCGCTGGAAGAGCCGGAGTTCTATCAGTTCACGATCGACACACCCAAGGTCGCGGAGTTGTGGCGCCGTGGATCGGTGATCTCGTCGTGGCTGCTCGACCTGACGGCTGCCGCCCTCGAAGAGAACCCCACGCTGGATGGGCTTGCCGGTCGGGTCTCCGACTCGGGAGAAGGTCGCTGGACCGTCAAGGCTGCTGTCGACACGGGGGTTCCGGCTCCCGTGCTTGCCGCCGCACTGTTCGAGCGGTTCGCGTCCCGGGACGAGGATCACTACGCCAACCAGCTGCTGTCGGCGATGCGCCTGCAGTTCGGTGGACACCACGAGCTCCCGACCGGGGATGTGCTGGAGGCCGGCGCCCGCAAGTCCGATCAGGCCGGCTGA
- a CDS encoding sensor histidine kinase yields MPVADVRSLQARLTLTLAAVMVAVVLGGATILSLAIFPLLGQQDLSQLENTAQRLTAGLDATGGAVTSDENIQRIAADAIGVILSNDTGILAAAGIPDEDVATVLARAEDSPTDIDGRYLAETIDTSGLSLTFSADGTEVPVTSAVLVVRTADREANGVLLITALSVTAVATTIILIIAAALVVGRGLRPLTAMAEHAERIAEGDRTLRLPVESSGDPAIARMASTVNLAFDVQEDAENRMRSFVADASHELRTPLTTASGWVELYLRGGLTDPEALAEAMARVERQLGRMRLLTDELSLLARTDAGRPLENAPVDLAAVAAEVVSDARVLHPERRLTVQTDGPAVVLGDEPRLTQVARNLVGNALQHTPPDADVTVSIRSSDGRVILRVHDTGPGIPSEQLPRVFERFWRGDSSRHSAGSGLGLAIAHALVSAHGGILRVTSTPGQGTTFEASLPALDVQPA; encoded by the coding sequence ATGCCGGTCGCTGACGTGCGATCACTCCAGGCGCGACTGACCCTCACTCTTGCCGCCGTCATGGTGGCTGTCGTGCTGGGCGGCGCGACAATTCTCTCGCTCGCGATCTTCCCGCTGCTGGGTCAGCAAGACCTCAGCCAACTGGAGAACACGGCGCAGCGGTTGACAGCCGGTCTGGACGCGACCGGCGGTGCCGTCACCTCCGACGAGAATATTCAGCGCATTGCGGCGGACGCGATCGGCGTCATCTTGAGCAACGACACCGGTATCCTCGCCGCTGCCGGCATCCCCGATGAGGACGTCGCCACGGTCCTCGCTCGCGCTGAGGACTCTCCGACCGACATCGACGGTCGATACCTCGCCGAGACGATCGACACGTCGGGGCTCTCGCTGACATTCAGCGCAGACGGGACCGAGGTTCCGGTGACCTCGGCAGTGCTCGTGGTGCGCACCGCCGATCGCGAGGCCAACGGCGTCCTGCTGATCACGGCGCTATCGGTGACCGCGGTTGCCACGACGATCATCCTCATCATCGCGGCGGCCCTTGTCGTGGGGCGCGGACTTCGCCCGCTCACGGCGATGGCCGAGCACGCCGAACGCATCGCCGAGGGCGACCGCACCCTGCGCCTTCCGGTTGAGAGCAGCGGGGATCCGGCGATCGCACGCATGGCGAGCACCGTGAACCTGGCCTTCGACGTGCAAGAGGACGCCGAAAACCGCATGCGCTCGTTCGTCGCCGATGCCTCGCACGAGCTGCGCACGCCGCTGACCACCGCGAGCGGCTGGGTCGAGCTGTACTTGCGAGGCGGTCTGACCGACCCCGAGGCGCTCGCGGAGGCGATGGCGCGCGTGGAACGACAGCTGGGGCGCATGAGACTCCTCACCGACGAACTGTCTCTGCTCGCGCGCACCGACGCAGGTCGGCCCCTCGAGAATGCGCCAGTCGATCTAGCGGCGGTCGCCGCCGAAGTCGTGTCCGATGCCCGCGTGCTGCATCCCGAGCGACGACTCACCGTCCAAACTGACGGTCCCGCGGTGGTGCTCGGCGACGAGCCACGCCTGACACAGGTCGCGCGCAACCTCGTCGGGAATGCGTTGCAGCACACACCTCCGGATGCCGACGTCACCGTCAGCATCCGATCGAGCGACGGTCGCGTCATCCTGCGCGTGCACGACACCGGCCCGGGTATTCCGTCCGAGCAGCTGCCGCGCGTGTTCGAACGTTTCTGGCGCGGCGACAGCTCCCGCCATTCCGCGGGCTCAGGCCTCGGGCTCGCGATCGCTCATGCCCTGGTGAGCGCGCACGGCGGCATCCTGCGGGTGACGAGCACGCCGGGTCAGGGCACGACGTTCGAAGCGAGTCTTCCCGCGCTGGACGTTCAGCCGGCCTGA